The following is a genomic window from Malus sylvestris chromosome 7, drMalSylv7.2, whole genome shotgun sequence.
tgctgtgaaaataagttgaaatcaaaggaaaaagttgaagctgctatttgcagctttggaaaactggttttttttcaaagcacacggagttacagtgctcttttaatgaaaagacccactatcagattacttttttttccaaaagtacttttacaaaaaagtttaccaaacactctgctgatttatttcacagccgcttattctcacagcacaaccacttattctcacagcagctttttttcaaagcacaacaataccaaactagccctgaGTCGTCTGCGCCGAGCAGAGTCACTGACTCACTGAGTCGAAGGGACATCAGCACTCTGCATGATTCTGCTTTTGACTCGTCGCGAGTTACGACTCACCGGGTCATTTTGCACGTGCTGCacatttctcttcttttgttttttcttcatgCATTCCGAATATTCATGCGTTCGACAAATGAAACGTTTAATGTGCAGCCAACCAAAAAAATTCAACCGTCAAAAATATTGGTGTACATAAacgtacattttttttcttcggtAAGAGTAGACGATATACATAAACGTACTAAAGCATCTTCTAATTCAAATAAGCATCACACTGAAATAGATAATATTGACTGGTTTACAACTTTCTTTTCGTCAAAGTTAGACAAGtatttggctattaaaagaACAATACATATTATAAATCTAATTCACATGTTTACAGATAAATCGATTTAACAAATAATTTATGATTCACTGTTTGATGCCATAAATATTTTATGTTGCCAACATTTTACCACGAAAAAATTTTCACTACCATGCGTGAAATTCCGATTCTAATTAaagataatattttaaaattttataactCAAATAATTACGAACATTATCACTGTACTTACAAGTTACAAGTTTGATTCCTTATCCTCAATTATTGATTTTGCTTGTATCAAAAAATATCATGCCAAGTTTCGTTCTTTAGTGGAGCTCAATATTTCATCATCTTAAAAACGATGTGGGAGTTTTCCCAAAGCAAAACATTTCTTACATTTTACGAACAGCAATCTAGACTGTTGTAGGTAAGTGGtgttttttggggggggggggagagagagagtagaaagagagagagtagaaggagagagagtagaaagagagagagtagaaGCAGGTCAGGGTGACCACCTACATACTAAAAAGCCAGGGCACTCATAGTCGGTGAAAGCGAAAACAACACACAAAATAGTAGGTGAGTTCGGTCCCAcataattcaaaattttcaagtaaaATTTAATCCTAATCTCACACCATATATACCCCTTTTCTCCTCGCTCCCTCTCCCACACCACcacctcttcctctctctcttcccaaaACCCAAGACTCTGTTTTTCTCTGCTTCTCCAGACTGTGTGAACCTTAAGCCTTTTTAATGGCCAAGGACATGGAGGTTGCAGAGAGGGGCTCCTTCTCAGCCAAGGACTACCACGACCCACCGCCTGCGCCGCTCATCGACTCGGCCGAGCTCACCAAATGGTCGTTTTACAGAGCTCTCATAGCTGAGTTCGTAGCCACTCTTCTCTTCCTCTACGTCACTGTGCTCACAGTGATTGGCTACAAGAGCCAGACCGACCCAGCCACCAATGCTGACGCTTGCGGTGGGGTTGGGATTCTGGGCATTGCTTGGGCCTTTGGAGGCATGATCTTTGTGCTTGTTTACTGCACTGCTGGGATTTCAGGTCTGTTTTCTCTTCTGGGTCTCTCTGGTTTTATCTCTACGCATATACATAAGTAAAAAGTTGAAGTCTTTGACGTTGGTTTTGCTTGTAAAACACAGAAGTTAGCCAAAAAGTTTTTTATCTTTTAAGTGGGTTTTCGTTATTTTTCTTGTATGTATAGAATTTAGTTAAAAAGATGAAGTCTTTGATGTGGGTTTGGTGTGATTTTGCTGCTGCATATAGAAACTATTAAAAAGCTGCTTTTCTAATGTGGGTTTTATGGGATTTTCCTTATACATGCATAAATTGTTGAAAAAGCTGTTTTTTTACAATGGGTTTTGTAACTTTTGCTGAACAGGGGGTCACATCAACCCGGCGGTGACATTTGGGCTGTTCCTGGCTCGGAAGGTGTCGCTGGTGAGAGCTGTGCTGTACATGGTGGCTCAGTCGTTGGGGGCCATAGCCGGTGTTGCGCTGGTGAAGGCTTTCCAGAAGAGCTACTACATCAAGTACGGCGGCGGAGCAAACTCACTTAGCGATGGGTACAGCACCGGAGTTGGATTGGCTGCTGAGATTATTGGCACCTTTGTGCTGGTTTACACCGTCTTCTCTGCCACTGACCCCAAGAGGAGTGCTAGAGACTCCCATGTTCCGGTACATACACACCCTTCATCTATAATTTGCAATTACCATTTCCTCCTCTATCTATATTACAGAACggtaattgaaaaaataaataaagaaaacaggGGAGCTGataaaattagagaaaaaaaaagctaGTTTCTTCAGAAAATTTGAAGGATCCACAAGCATGTCTCTTTTGGATTTAATTTTGCTTTCTTTATAttgtaaaatttaatttttgcgTGTGCTAGAAAATGCATTAATTATATTCTTTTTCCTGTTTAACAAACTCTTGACTTCATTTTTTTGGTTATGAACAAGTGCATTATTGGATTGATACCATACAAGGACTTTAAGCTTAACTTAAGAAATGGGACAAAATAGCCTCTATTTTTCTCTAACTTCTTGTGGAAATATATACCCTCATTTAACCATCATTTAGTCTTTGGACAAGTTAAGGTGTCCCACACACAAGTCCACAACCACAGGTTTAGATGTTCTTAAACCATTCATTAATGTAAACTAATCACCCTCAAATACCTAACTGATGTTAACACAATAGGATCCTATACTTGTTTTTGGGTGTTTGTATCGTGCTTAAACCCAAAATGACATATCGGAACCAAGTATTAGGACAAAAGCTTGAGTTCAACCGTTTCACTGTACTCCTGGGGATAGTGCAACAAGCAGAATTTCGTCAAATATTAGATGTTGCCCTTCAAATTATAAGAACCAAAAAACTCTTTTAAGTCTCATGATTATATTGTTTAGAATAAAATTTCCTACAAGTGGTACACTGCCCTAGTGGAGTAGGATCTTCCTCTTCAGCAAACTGCGTTTCGAGTTCAAACCATCTCCCCTCTAGCTATTAGATGTTGCCCTTCAAATTTTTAGAAACAAAAAACCCTTTTAAGTCTCATGATGATATTGTTTAGAATAAAATTTCCTATTGAGTAGGGTGAAAACAATGAGCTCGCTGGGCCAAATGTTTTTTTCTAGTTAGCATTTCAGGGCAATAGGGCATCATGCAGTGCAATAGATGCGGTCacctaattttgttttctttcaacAAGTTGATTCaactttttcaaattattttctctCTCAACTTTTCTCCTTTCCATCATTCCTAACGTGCTCTGCCTTCTTCAAGTATTGTCATGACTCATGACCCATGACTCGCTCGAGGTCTCGACGTCAATCTGTGGGCCCTTCACATTCCTCTTGAGGAAATCCTCTTTTAACCACCTCAACAGCCACTTGTTTAGTTATTGTTTAATACttacaacaaaaacaataataacAAAGTTTTATTCTACTAAGTGGGGTCGACTGTATGATTCTTAAAACGttattgcgctcggttttatACAAAATCTTCCGTTGGCTCCAGGTACTCCATATCTTTTTTTATAATCTCTTGCAAAACCTCCTTAGGGCTTCCTTTACCtctttttcttgaatttccGTCTCGTAGTTGCATCTTCTAACCAGAACATCCCTAAGGATTATTGTTTAATAGTTAAAAGTTGGATTAAGGTGTGATTTGTTTCTTGTGTTAACAGATTTGATATGCTGAGTCAGAAATGAATGAAAGTTgcctaattttgtttttatttagcCTCACAATCACGGGCATGTCTTTTTTGAGAACTGTTTTAATCCATTTTCAACTCTTCTATCCTGTTTCAAACTGTCCTGTTGTCTGATTTTATAAATGTTTTCCAATTGTATGTATTCCCATCGAGATTCTTAGTTATCTTGGGTTGTATATCTTTTCGTGTCTATCTCTTAAGTCATGTGACAAGAGAGATAGACAGGAGAATATACAATCCGTTACATGGTAGATTCTCTCTATCTCTTATTCTAAGATGCTAAATTGTGGAATGTTGTGGAATTTGAAGGTTTTGGCTCCACTGCCAATTGGGTTTGCTGTGTTCATTGTCCACTTGGCCACCATCCCAATCACTGGCACTGGCATCAACCCTGCTAGAAGTCTTGGAGCTGCTGTTATCTACAACAAAGACAAGGCTTGGGATGACCAAGTATGTACTCCAATAttaattcttcttcatttttacgTTATCATTATAACGTAAGATACTCCGGAACACTGTAGAACTTTCACTAATATATATTCTTGTTTACTTTTTTGTTGTTTGCAGTGGATTTTCTGGGTAGGACCCTTCATTGGAGCAGCAATTGCAGCCTTCTACCACCAATTTATCTTGAGAGCAGGAGCTGTCAAGGCCCTTGGATCATTCAGGAGCAACCCCCATGTttaaatttgaatatttttagaGAATATGAAGGGATTTGGAGGAACAATAAGTTAATTATTAAGGGGGAAGTAGTATTTATATTAAACTGTTGCTTGAACTTATGCTATGTGTGTGAAGGCTTCTTTTTGCTCCTCTCTCAATTAAATTTCCATTAGAAAAAGGGGCTCAGAGGCCATGAAATTGTAGATATAGTCGGattggttcttttctttttactgTTTCTGCAAGAACTTGCCTTTGAATTTACTTCAATGTCACTGTCATTTTCTCAGGATTCtccttgttttcttctttctagTCATATCATGCTTGAAGataaatgcttttatatttttggggtcacttttgcttgctatatgatGGTGGCTCAATGAGCTCCAATTGAAGCTCAGTGGGTTGGGCACTGTGAAAACCAGAAGGTGAATACTATTTTGGATTTAGAAATCAAAAGACGACTTCAAATCAACAAGACTCTTCGTTTTGTGAGGGTCAGGGAGGGATGGGTGGAGTAGTGTCCACGACCCTTGCAATATATTGAGGGAGGAAACATGGGGAGTTTGACATAACTCTCTAAGCGGTTGTAGTCATAACTCTCTAAGCGGTTGTAagatttcttaatttttctttttgaaataaCTTATACACATCTTTACGTGTGGCGAAATGTGAAACTTAACAAATGAATAATTTAATTGTGGGATCATCCAAATGCATAGGTGGCTAGGAGTATCTATTATTCATGCGCCTAGAGTATACCTCCCAATTGACTTATTTCCTCCATGAGGAAACATGTAGTGTGAAACACGTGCGAGCGTTGGGTTTAGAAGTGGGCATTTTTGCTATGTTATCTTTAAAGAAGTTGAGGTTATAATCTTGACACAATTGCCATTGAGAGCAAGTCTAGCGGAAGGCCAAGTAGCAGGACAATTGGGTTAAATTGCCCCTTGTCCTCAAGAAGGCGCTCCAGTGGGTTTAAAAAGGGGAGGCAATAGGAGGCATAGGGTAGGAGCTCGTtagaccatctctaaccgaacgAGCCTTCTAACCCtctaagatattaatattttaatgaacagtacaatgtcatatttgactccatctccaaccgagggccaaacataatttattatttaaatttaatgttatttcatattgtttaatgttgtttaatgtt
Proteins encoded in this region:
- the LOC126628972 gene encoding probable aquaporin PIP2-5, whose amino-acid sequence is MAKDMEVAERGSFSAKDYHDPPPAPLIDSAELTKWSFYRALIAEFVATLLFLYVTVLTVIGYKSQTDPATNADACGGVGILGIAWAFGGMIFVLVYCTAGISGGHINPAVTFGLFLARKVSLVRAVLYMVAQSLGAIAGVALVKAFQKSYYIKYGGGANSLSDGYSTGVGLAAEIIGTFVLVYTVFSATDPKRSARDSHVPVLAPLPIGFAVFIVHLATIPITGTGINPARSLGAAVIYNKDKAWDDQWIFWVGPFIGAAIAAFYHQFILRAGAVKALGSFRSNPHV